The Bradyrhizobium barranii subsp. barranii genome segment GACACCGCATCGTATTCGCGGCCGCGCTGGCTGCCCTGCGCATCCTGCCCGCCGTTGCCGATCTGGATCGCGATCATCGGTGGCACGCGGCGCTGCGCGATCAGATTATCGAGCGTCGTGGCGAGGTCCTTGTAGGCGTTGGAGCCGCCGTCGCCGACCACGATGAACGGCGCCTCGGTGCCGCGCACATATTGCGCCGGCACGTAGACGTCGATCGTGCGCGACCAGATTCCAGGATGGCTGGTGGTGACGATCATGTGCGACTTGTCATCCGGCGCGGTGACGGTCGTCATGATCGAGGAATTGGTGCAGCCGGCGACGTCGTCGCGGATCAGGCCGGGATTGTAGATCGTGCTCTCCTTCGACGTCAGCGTGAAGGATTTTGTCGTGCCGCGTGGCACGCCTTCCTTCGCAATCGTCTCCGGCGCCGGATTGTGGGTGGGCCCGATGATGAAATTGCCCTCGGCACCGGACGGCGGCAGCGTTCCGTCGGGCAGCTCGGTCGCGCGCGGATAGTTGGGGTTCGAGGGATCGCGCGTCGGCGGCGCCGTCTTGAAATCCAGGCCCGTCGTGTCGATGAAGAACGGTGCCGCCTTATCGGTGGTGTTGGCCCCGAGCGGCACGGCCATGTTCTGGGTGACGCAGGCCGGCTGCGACAATGCAATTGAAGTGAAGGAGACGAGGGAAATCAACGTCCCCGCAAGGACGGACAAAGAATTGGTCATTTCAGCTCCCGGTGCCGACAAGTCTTTCTGGCTCGCCTTGACGCAAAGTATGGCGGGCCGCCTGCGCGCGGTCAAACAGCAAGCGGCCGCATTCCAGCGATAGCCGCCATGCTCAAACCGAACGGCGACCGTTATTCCGTGCATGCTCATGAATTATCGCGGACACGAGGCCGTTGCTGCTGCACCTCGCACGACGTAGCTTGCGCAAGCACGTGCGTCGGCTGACCGCGCGGCCATGCGCCGTCGCCGACGTGAAAAGCCAAGATCTCGCATGGTTAGCAGATCGTAGCTGCAGGTGGCCGCGGGCGAGACGTGCCTGAGACACGCGCCTCGGCCGCCGGATATCCTTAACACGGTCTCACCAATACACGCGGCCGGAAAATCCCGTAGCCGCGCGCAACCTGCGCTGGCTTTTTCGTGCAGCCCCACCTAACGCGCCCTTTACCCCCGCCGTGGAAGATCGCCGCCGTTTTGAAGGGATCCGGGGCGCGTATTGCAATGCCTGTCGTCAATTTGAAGTCTCAGCTCGCCGCCGCGATGCGGCTGTTTCGCGTGCCGGCCGACAACCCGGACCTGACGCGCGCGCAGTTCGACGCCTTCTCCAAGCAGATCCCGCTGCTCTATTTCATCCTGATGAGCAACACGATCGCGGTTGCCTATACCTATGTCAACGTGGCGCCGGACTGGCTGACGATGATCGTGCCGAGCGTGCTCACCGTGCTCGCGGCGCTGCGTACCTTCTGGTGGCTGCGCCAGCGGCATCTCGTGCGCAGCGATGCCGATATCCTGCGCAATCTGCGCGCCACAAACTGGATGACATTGCCGATCGGCGCCGGCTTCACCGCATGGTCCTTTGCGCTGTACCCTTACGGCGATGCCTTCGCCAAGAGCCAGGTCGCCTTCTACATGGCGGTGACCGTGATCGGCTGCATCTTCTCGCTGATGCATCTGCGTTCCGCGGCGCTGATCGTGACGCTCGTCGTCGACGTTCCCTATGTGCTGTTCTTCTGGGCGACCGGCGAACCGACGCTGAAGGCGATCGCGGTCAACAACCTGCTCGTGTCAGGCGCGATGGTGACGGTGTTGTTCATCTACTACCGCGACTTCGCCGATCTCGTCTCGAGCCGCAAATCGCTGCTGGCGCAGCAGGCGGCAACCCAAGCGCTCTCGGACGAGAACTTCCGCCTCGCCAATCGATTCCCTCACCGAGCTGCCGAACCGCCGCCGCTTCTTCGCCGAGCTGTCGAGCGCCTTCACCGACGCCGAGCGCAGGCGCGTTCGCGTCGCGGTGGGGATCATCGACCTCGACGGCTTCAAGCCGATCAACGACAATTACGGCCACTCGGTCGGCGATCGCGTCCTGATCGAAGCCGGGCGCCGCATCCGCGAAGTTTGCGAGGGCTTCGGCCCGCAGCGGGTGGAATTTGCCCGGCTCGGCGGCGACGAGTTCGGCCTCGTGGTGTGCGGCGATCCCGAAGATGACGATTTGATGCGGCTCGGCCAGCGCATCGGCGAACAGGTCAAGTTGCCCTACCAGCTCGACACCGCCCATACCGGGCTGTCCTGCTCGATCGGCTTCGCGCTGTTCCCAAGCTCGGCGACCAGCGCCGAAGCGCTCTATGAATGCGCCGACTACTCGCTCTATCACGCCAAGCGCCATCTGC includes the following:
- a CDS encoding alpha/beta hydrolase — translated: MTNSLSVLAGTLISLVSFTSIALSQPACVTQNMAVPLGANTTDKAAPFFIDTTGLDFKTAPPTRDPSNPNYPRATELPDGTLPPSGAEGNFIIGPTHNPAPETIAKEGVPRGTTKSFTLTSKESTIYNPGLIRDDVAGCTNSSIMTTVTAPDDKSHMIVTTSHPGIWSRTIDVYVPAQYVRGTEAPFIVVGDGGSNAYKDLATTLDNLIAQRRVPPMIAIQIGNGGQDAQGSQRGREYDAVSGDYAQFVEREVLPLVEKNADVKLTKNPDGRATMGLSSSGVAAFTMAWFYPDLYHRVLAFSPTMVNQQWPHDPSLRGGAWEYHSAWTGPATPNLISKAGVLTPAEPPGVPLIVAAPVKPIRFWFFGGDQDLFYPNPTIPDGMHDWTLSNALTAKVLAEKGYHYQFLFVRNAKHVDRPTIAQTLPSALEWVWKGYPIP